A genomic window from Cupriavidus basilensis includes:
- a CDS encoding SulP family inorganic anion transporter, with protein MTAPAAQGTTGRMLERLLPAWRHRVSRASLRADLVAGLLGAVLVLPQGVAFATLAGLPPQYGIYAAVIPCIVAALFGSSWHVMSGPTNANSLALFAMLSPVAFAGSPEYINLALAVTIMVGLLQLAVGTLRLGTLANFISPSVLLGFTCGAATLIGLYALKDLFGLAVPTGTSAFGVVRFLLDNADGINWSAFTVAAITLAVTIAVKRVSRRLPFMLIGLLAGYGVALLLNAPGWSAGAHHVNVVGPIPSAIPPFGLPDISWRAIPDLLGVAAALTIVALGQSISIAKAVALRSGQHIDANREFIGQGLSNIAGGLFSAYISCGSLNRSMPNYEAGAQTPLASIFSALLLVVLVTASASLLAQIPLASIAAMLLLVAWGLFDFGRLRRIASLSRTEFAIAVSTFVAMLAIRLEMAVLLGTILSLVAYLYRTSRPAVRSLVPDADDPDRRFTPLDELHRPQPECPQLKLLRMEGAIYFGAVQYVTDRLHAARNAHPGQIHLLAMTKSMNFIDLAGAEMWESELSERRAAGGDLYFHRPRTQVLQTWDQTGFAPKLGEGHIFSTKRQALHTIIARLDPAGCAQCQARIFEECASRPGAAGYPAKPA; from the coding sequence ATGACCGCTCCGGCTGCGCAGGGCACGACCGGCCGGATGCTCGAGCGCCTGTTGCCGGCATGGCGTCACCGCGTGAGCCGCGCCTCCTTGCGTGCGGACCTGGTTGCGGGCCTGCTTGGCGCGGTGCTGGTGCTGCCGCAGGGCGTGGCCTTTGCCACGCTTGCCGGCCTGCCGCCGCAATACGGCATCTACGCGGCCGTGATTCCCTGCATCGTGGCGGCCTTGTTCGGCTCAAGCTGGCATGTGATGTCCGGCCCGACCAACGCCAACTCGCTGGCGCTGTTCGCCATGCTGAGCCCGGTGGCATTTGCCGGCAGTCCCGAGTACATCAACCTGGCGCTCGCCGTCACCATCATGGTTGGCTTGCTGCAGCTTGCCGTGGGCACCCTGCGCCTTGGCACGCTGGCCAACTTCATCTCGCCCTCGGTGCTGCTTGGCTTCACCTGCGGCGCGGCGACGCTGATCGGCCTCTATGCGCTCAAGGACCTGTTCGGGCTGGCCGTGCCGACGGGTACGAGCGCCTTCGGCGTGGTGCGCTTCCTGCTGGACAATGCCGACGGCATCAACTGGAGCGCGTTCACGGTAGCGGCGATTACTCTCGCGGTGACCATCGCGGTGAAGCGCGTCTCGCGCCGCCTGCCCTTCATGCTGATCGGCCTGCTGGCGGGTTACGGCGTCGCCCTGCTGCTCAACGCGCCGGGCTGGAGCGCGGGCGCACACCACGTTAATGTGGTCGGGCCGATTCCCTCGGCCATCCCGCCCTTCGGCCTGCCGGATATTTCCTGGCGGGCAATCCCCGACCTGCTTGGCGTCGCCGCCGCGCTGACCATCGTGGCACTCGGCCAGTCGATCTCGATCGCCAAGGCGGTGGCGCTGCGCTCGGGCCAGCACATCGATGCCAACCGCGAATTCATCGGGCAGGGCCTGTCGAATATCGCAGGCGGCTTGTTCTCCGCCTATATCTCCTGCGGCTCGCTGAACCGCTCCATGCCTAACTACGAGGCCGGCGCGCAGACGCCGCTGGCCAGCATTTTCTCGGCCTTGCTGCTAGTGGTGCTGGTCACGGCCAGCGCCTCGCTGCTGGCGCAGATCCCGCTGGCCTCCATCGCCGCGATGTTGCTGCTGGTGGCCTGGGGCCTGTTCGATTTCGGCCGGCTGCGCCGCATCGCCAGCCTGAGCCGCACGGAATTCGCCATCGCCGTCAGCACCTTTGTCGCCATGCTGGCCATCCGCCTGGAGATGGCGGTCTTGCTCGGCACCATCCTGTCACTGGTGGCCTATCTCTATCGCACCTCGCGCCCGGCGGTGCGCAGCCTGGTGCCAGACGCCGACGACCCCGACCGGCGCTTTACACCGCTCGACGAACTGCACCGCCCGCAACCGGAATGCCCCCAACTCAAGCTGCTGCGCATGGAAGGCGCGATCTACTTCGGCGCGGTCCAGTACGTGACGGACCGCTTGCACGCAGCACGCAACGCCCATCCTGGCCAGATCCATCTGCTGGCCATGACCAAGAGCATGAACTTCATCGACCTGGCCGGCGCCGAGATGTGGGAAAGCGAACTGAGCGAGCGGCGCGCTGCCGGCGGCGACCTGTATTTCCATCGTCCGCGCACGCAGGTATTGCAGACGTGGGACCAGACCGGCTTCGCGCCGAAGCTGGGCGAGGGGCACATCTTCTCCACCAAGCGGCAGGCGCTGCACACCATCATTGCGCGCCTCGATCCCGCAGGCTGTGCGCAATGCCAGGCACGCATCTTCGAAGAATGCGCTAGCCGCCCTGGCGCGGCGGGCTACCCAGCAAAACCGGCTTGA
- the hutC gene encoding histidine utilization repressor produces MTYLPPAAAYAHIKNYLKDGLSAGRWPPGTLMPSESELVTQFRVSRMTANRAVRELQAEGLVERVQGVGTFATQPYRASSTLTIRDLHDEITERGHRHRSDVHMARAEVVTEALAQRIGLPVGSKVFHTLIVHSENGVPLLCEDRYVNPARAPDYLDVDFTKTTPTNYLLTVAPLWEAQYSIEAQLPTEQEAELLGVKPSEPCLIVIRRTESQGSPITLARLVHPGSRYTIEGSFKP; encoded by the coding sequence ATGACCTACCTGCCACCCGCCGCCGCCTACGCGCACATCAAGAACTACCTGAAGGACGGACTCAGTGCCGGACGCTGGCCGCCCGGCACGCTGATGCCATCGGAATCCGAACTGGTGACCCAGTTCCGCGTCAGCCGCATGACCGCCAACCGGGCGGTACGGGAACTGCAGGCCGAAGGCCTGGTGGAGCGCGTGCAGGGCGTCGGCACGTTCGCCACCCAGCCCTATCGCGCGTCGTCCACGCTGACCATCCGCGACCTGCACGACGAGATCACGGAGCGGGGCCACCGCCACCGCTCCGACGTGCACATGGCGCGCGCCGAAGTCGTCACCGAGGCATTGGCGCAGCGCATCGGGTTGCCCGTCGGCAGCAAGGTCTTCCACACCTTGATCGTGCATAGCGAGAACGGCGTGCCGCTGCTGTGCGAGGACCGCTACGTCAACCCCGCCCGCGCGCCTGACTATCTCGACGTGGACTTCACCAAGACCACGCCCACCAATTACCTGCTGACCGTGGCACCGCTTTGGGAAGCGCAATACTCCATCGAGGCGCAGTTGCCCACCGAGCAGGAGGCCGAACTGCTTGGCGTCAAGCCAAGCGAGCCCTGCCTGATCGTGATCCGCCGCACCGAAAGCCAAGGCTCGCCGATCACGCTGGCACGGCTGGTGCATCCGGGATCGCGCTATACCATCGAGGGCTCGTTCAAGCCTTAG
- a CDS encoding MFS transporter gives MAKVSASGGAGMNIFPGWYVVGATHVLLALIFGAAYSFGAFFASIQEGFGVGSSSAASVFSFTALIYYVVGVFSGSLADRISTRRVIAMGIVSLALGFAIASVVTDSLAGFLVAFCSLVGLGVGLVYVPAVTAVQRWFVRHRSRASGLALAGTGLGTFIGPVVAGLLMEHMSWQATMRCFALAIAVVGLAMAMLLKGRPEEAGLYPDGAPAAPGAAHLPPPSGLSLAQAVRGGRFWWYFGAILLGSVGLFAALVHIHPYARQHGLSSTAGNLLIGLVGAGNILGRLLLGGLGDRLGPGRLLMCLTLMLALLNGVWLGATSFPALALFAVLFGAANGGCISLYPALAATWFGTVNLGAILGALYVAVGIAAMAGGSLAGWLFDAYGSYSVAIAVSAGCALLSTACIARARRHEKSGSD, from the coding sequence ATGGCAAAGGTGAGCGCAAGTGGGGGGGCGGGGATGAACATATTCCCGGGCTGGTATGTGGTTGGCGCGACGCACGTGCTGCTGGCGCTGATATTTGGCGCCGCGTACTCGTTTGGCGCATTTTTCGCGAGTATCCAGGAAGGCTTCGGGGTGGGGAGTTCGTCAGCGGCTTCCGTGTTCTCGTTCACCGCGCTGATTTACTACGTGGTGGGCGTATTCTCCGGGTCCCTGGCCGACCGGATCTCCACCCGCCGGGTCATTGCGATGGGCATTGTCTCGCTGGCGTTGGGATTCGCCATCGCCAGCGTCGTCACGGATTCGCTGGCGGGGTTTCTGGTTGCCTTTTGTTCGCTGGTGGGCCTGGGTGTAGGCCTGGTCTACGTGCCGGCGGTGACGGCGGTGCAGCGCTGGTTCGTCAGGCATCGCAGCCGGGCGTCGGGCCTTGCGTTGGCGGGCACGGGGCTTGGCACGTTCATCGGGCCGGTGGTGGCGGGCCTGCTGATGGAGCATATGAGCTGGCAGGCGACAATGCGCTGCTTCGCGCTGGCCATCGCCGTGGTCGGGCTGGCAATGGCAATGCTGCTAAAGGGGCGCCCGGAAGAGGCCGGCCTGTATCCCGATGGCGCGCCTGCGGCGCCTGGCGCAGCCCATTTGCCCCCGCCATCCGGGCTCAGCCTGGCGCAGGCCGTGCGCGGCGGGCGATTCTGGTGGTACTTCGGCGCCATCCTGCTGGGCTCGGTCGGCCTGTTCGCCGCACTGGTCCATATCCATCCGTACGCGCGGCAGCATGGCTTGTCTTCCACGGCCGGGAATCTGCTGATCGGGCTGGTGGGCGCCGGCAATATCCTGGGGCGCCTGTTGCTCGGCGGGCTTGGCGACAGGCTGGGCCCAGGGCGGCTGCTCATGTGCCTGACGCTGATGCTCGCGCTGCTCAACGGCGTGTGGCTTGGGGCCACGAGCTTCCCGGCGCTGGCGCTGTTTGCCGTCCTGTTTGGCGCGGCTAACGGCGGTTGCATTTCCTTGTACCCGGCGCTGGCCGCGACATGGTTCGGCACGGTCAACCTCGGGGCGATCCTGGGCGCACTGTATGTGGCGGTGGGGATTGCCGCGATGGCGGGCGGCAGCCTGGCGGGCTGGCTCTTCGATGCCTACGGCAGTTACTCGGTGGCGATTGCGGTGAGCGCAGGCTGCGCGTTGCTGTCGACGGCCTGCATTGCACGCGCGCGCCGCCATGAAAAAAGCGGCTCAGACTGA
- a CDS encoding DUF1488 domain-containing protein: protein MDIKFQEQERYDINNEGLLFHAVVDGQTVTCVVTREALWEGFSADQVLSLEEAFRAGRETIERAAVVLIEQGAAQPVVVKRAHVAPL from the coding sequence ATGGATATCAAGTTCCAAGAGCAAGAGCGTTACGATATCAACAATGAAGGCTTGCTATTTCACGCCGTTGTCGACGGCCAAACAGTCACTTGCGTGGTGACCCGTGAAGCGCTGTGGGAAGGCTTCAGTGCCGACCAGGTGTTGTCGCTGGAAGAGGCATTCCGCGCCGGACGTGAAACCATCGAGCGTGCTGCGGTGGTGCTGATCGAGCAGGGCGCTGCCCAGCCAGTTGTAGTCAAGCGCGCCCATGTGGCGCCGCTCTGA
- the hpaR gene encoding homoprotocatechuate degradation operon regulator HpaR, translated as MKPATFRHRNLPHLLLQARETLMAGFRPILRQHGMTEQQWRVVRTLNEQGEMEPNQLADACLILSPSLTRMLSSMEEAGLILRSRSTTDQRRQLISLTDKCRALIAEMEPLIDRRYAQLEQMIGAERLGKVYGAIDELLVSLSERDPRA; from the coding sequence ATGAAACCGGCTACCTTCCGCCACCGCAACCTCCCCCACCTGCTGCTGCAAGCCCGCGAAACGCTGATGGCGGGCTTCCGGCCCATCCTACGCCAGCACGGCATGACCGAGCAGCAATGGCGCGTGGTGCGCACCCTCAACGAGCAAGGCGAGATGGAGCCTAACCAGCTCGCCGATGCCTGCCTGATCCTGAGCCCGAGCCTTACCCGCATGCTGTCGAGCATGGAGGAAGCTGGCCTGATCCTGCGCTCGCGCTCCACCACGGACCAGCGCCGCCAGTTGATCTCGCTGACCGACAAATGCCGTGCCCTGATCGCCGAGATGGAGCCGCTGATCGACCGCCGCTATGCGCAGCTCGAGCAGATGATCGGCGCCGAGCGGTTGGGCAAGGTCTATGGCGCGATCGACGAATTGCTGGTGAGCCTCAGCGAACGAGACCCGCGAGCATGA
- a CDS encoding LysR substrate-binding domain-containing protein — protein sequence MHARVLRYLDEVVSRGSIRQAALHLHVAPSAINRQILDLEAELGAPLFERINKRLRLTPLGEMVLAHVRQTLREHELLRSRIEAVKGVRQGEVTVATTAGLAGSLMPSLVHAFRQQYPGILVRLLDLPVADIVSAVGRGDVDLGLAYDLPDIAAFRILASNDWHIGAVVAPGHVLAAQPSTLLSECLACPLILPAPSMSIRAILDEAFARAAVVVSPVTETTSTALMRRLVMLGTGIAFLNPLDVLEERERGALAWVPLRDGQLPCQTLRLVARARNPLSAAAELMAERIGESLVALFAGVR from the coding sequence ATGCATGCCAGAGTCCTGCGCTACCTCGATGAGGTGGTGAGCCGCGGATCGATCCGCCAGGCCGCGCTGCATCTGCACGTGGCGCCGAGCGCGATCAACCGGCAGATCCTGGACCTGGAGGCGGAACTGGGCGCGCCCTTGTTCGAGCGCATCAACAAACGCCTGCGCCTGACCCCACTAGGCGAGATGGTGCTGGCGCACGTGCGCCAGACGCTGCGCGAGCACGAGTTGCTGCGCAGCCGTATCGAGGCCGTGAAAGGCGTGCGCCAGGGGGAGGTCACCGTGGCGACCACGGCCGGCCTCGCCGGCTCGCTGATGCCGTCGCTGGTGCATGCCTTTCGCCAGCAGTACCCGGGCATCCTGGTGCGCCTGCTGGATCTGCCCGTGGCCGATATTGTCAGCGCTGTCGGGCGCGGCGATGTCGATCTCGGTCTTGCCTACGATCTGCCCGATATCGCCGCCTTCCGCATTCTGGCCAGCAACGACTGGCATATCGGCGCAGTGGTGGCGCCCGGGCATGTGCTGGCCGCGCAGCCGTCGACATTGCTCAGCGAGTGCCTGGCCTGCCCGCTGATCCTGCCCGCGCCGTCGATGTCGATTCGCGCCATCCTCGATGAGGCCTTCGCGCGCGCCGCGGTCGTGGTGTCGCCGGTCACCGAGACCACTTCGACCGCGCTGATGCGCCGCCTGGTCATGCTTGGCACCGGCATCGCCTTCCTGAATCCGCTTGACGTGCTGGAGGAGCGGGAGCGCGGGGCGCTGGCCTGGGTGCCGCTGCGCGACGGCCAGCTGCCGTGCCAGACGCTGCGGCTGGTCGCGCGCGCGCGCAATCCGCTAAGCGCCGCGGCGGAACTGATGGCCGAGCGGATTGGCGAGAGCCTGGTGGCGTTGTTTGCTGGCGTGCGCTAG
- a CDS encoding M3 family metallopeptidase, producing the protein MDQAANQANTASHANGDNPLLDFTDLPRFSEIRPEHIGPALDVLLATAQAAVDRAEDPATEATWANAVEALEAATEPLGRAWGVVGHLSAVADTPPLRQAHSDNLPRMTEFWSSLGQSLALYDKYKAIAASPEFATMSTARRQLMENELRGFRLGGAELPEDKKPRFAAIQEQQAQLSKAFSDHVLDATNAYALLIEDESRLSGIPEDALEAARHAAEKDGKPGWKFTLHFPSYFPVLQYADDRALRQTMYEASVTRASELAEQYGQGKAEWDNTANMREQLALRREEAQLLGYASFGEVSLVPKMAESPAEVLRFLDELAAKARPYAEKDWDELKAFAAGELGLSDLSPWDVAYASEKLREQRYAFSEQEVKQYFPEPQVLKGLFSVVEKLFSVRIEADQAQTWHEDARLFRVVSPEGELLAQFYIDLYAREGKRGGAWMDDARGRKLLDGGRVQTPVAYLTCNFTAPVGGKPAVFTHDEVITLFHEFGHGLHHMLTQVGELGVSGINGVEWDAVELPSQFMENFCWEYEVLADMTAHVDTGEPLPRELFERMLAAKNFQNGMMTLRQIVFSSFDMHLHTSFDPAGEKSVLALSREINDRAHVVPQHPLSRWPNTFSHIFAGGYAAGYYSYKWAEVLSADVYAAFEEAAKLSGTVLDAETGARYRREILSVGGSRPAMESFTAFRGRAPQIDALLRHGGMAVA; encoded by the coding sequence ATGGATCAAGCCGCCAACCAAGCCAACACTGCAAGTCACGCAAACGGCGACAATCCGCTGCTGGATTTCACCGACCTGCCGCGTTTCTCCGAGATCCGCCCCGAGCACATCGGCCCGGCGCTGGACGTGCTGCTGGCGACCGCGCAAGCCGCGGTCGACCGTGCCGAGGACCCGGCCACCGAAGCCACCTGGGCCAATGCCGTGGAAGCGCTGGAAGCCGCCACCGAGCCGCTGGGACGCGCCTGGGGCGTGGTGGGCCACCTGAGCGCGGTGGCGGATACGCCGCCCTTGCGCCAGGCGCATAGCGACAACCTGCCGCGCATGACCGAGTTCTGGTCGTCGCTGGGCCAGAGCCTGGCGCTCTATGACAAGTACAAGGCAATCGCCGCGAGCCCCGAATTCGCCACCATGAGCACGGCTCGGCGCCAACTGATGGAAAACGAGTTGCGCGGTTTCCGCCTGGGCGGCGCCGAACTGCCCGAAGACAAGAAGCCCCGCTTTGCCGCGATCCAGGAGCAGCAGGCCCAGTTGTCCAAAGCCTTCTCCGACCACGTGCTCGATGCCACCAATGCCTACGCGCTGCTGATCGAAGATGAAAGCCGCCTGAGCGGCATCCCGGAAGACGCGCTGGAAGCCGCGCGCCATGCCGCTGAGAAAGACGGCAAGCCGGGCTGGAAATTCACCCTGCACTTCCCCTCCTACTTCCCGGTGCTGCAATACGCGGACGACCGCGCGCTGCGCCAGACCATGTACGAGGCCAGCGTCACCCGCGCCTCGGAACTGGCCGAACAGTACGGCCAGGGCAAGGCCGAGTGGGACAACACGGCCAATATGCGCGAGCAGCTCGCGCTGCGCCGCGAAGAAGCGCAGTTGCTCGGCTACGCCTCCTTCGGCGAGGTCTCGCTGGTGCCCAAGATGGCGGAATCCCCGGCCGAAGTGCTGCGCTTCCTGGACGAACTGGCCGCCAAGGCGCGGCCGTACGCCGAGAAGGACTGGGACGAGCTCAAGGCATTCGCCGCAGGCGAGCTGGGCCTGAGCGACCTCTCGCCCTGGGACGTGGCCTACGCGTCGGAAAAGCTGCGCGAGCAGCGCTACGCCTTCTCCGAGCAGGAGGTAAAGCAATACTTCCCCGAGCCGCAGGTGCTCAAGGGCCTGTTCAGCGTGGTGGAGAAGCTGTTCTCGGTGCGCATCGAAGCCGACCAGGCCCAGACGTGGCACGAAGACGCGCGCTTGTTCCGCGTGGTATCGCCCGAGGGCGAGCTGCTGGCGCAGTTCTACATCGACCTTTACGCCCGCGAAGGCAAGCGCGGCGGCGCGTGGATGGATGACGCCCGCGGCCGCAAGCTGCTGGACGGCGGCCGCGTGCAAACCCCGGTGGCCTACCTGACCTGCAACTTCACGGCGCCGGTGGGCGGCAAGCCAGCGGTCTTCACCCACGACGAAGTGATCACGCTGTTCCACGAGTTCGGACACGGCCTGCACCATATGCTCACCCAGGTGGGCGAGCTGGGCGTGTCCGGCATCAATGGCGTGGAATGGGATGCCGTTGAGCTGCCCTCGCAGTTCATGGAGAACTTCTGCTGGGAGTACGAGGTGCTGGCCGACATGACCGCGCACGTCGACACCGGCGAGCCGCTGCCGCGCGAGCTGTTCGAGCGCATGCTGGCCGCGAAGAACTTCCAGAACGGCATGATGACGCTGCGCCAGATCGTGTTCTCGTCGTTCGACATGCACCTGCACACCAGCTTCGACCCAGCGGGCGAGAAATCCGTGCTGGCGCTGTCCAGGGAGATCAACGATCGCGCCCACGTGGTGCCGCAGCACCCGCTGTCGCGCTGGCCGAACACCTTCAGCCATATCTTTGCCGGTGGCTATGCGGCGGGCTACTACAGCTACAAGTGGGCCGAAGTGCTGTCCGCCGACGTCTATGCCGCCTTCGAGGAAGCCGCGAAGCTCTCCGGCACCGTGCTGGACGCCGAGACCGGCGCGCGCTACCGCAGGGAAATCCTCTCGGTGGGCGGCAGCCGACCGGCCATGGAATCGTTCACCGCGTTCCGTGGCCGCGCGCCGCAGATCGACGCACTGCTGCGGCACGGCGGCATGGCGGTGGCGTAA
- a CDS encoding DUF2252 family protein → MKASGFGRWIQRGGGIPRLAGRAHCSRWQGARNPCCAGSLYSHVARYLGEAIGNAHARQMDLATQRSWLGELARNRSKQLDAPSWLWTSVLDLIASHEVGYLEHCRKFALGPEAHI, encoded by the coding sequence ATGAAGGCCTCCGGATTCGGGCGTTGGATTCAGCGCGGCGGCGGCATTCCGCGCCTGGCAGGACGAGCGCATTGTAGCCGCTGGCAAGGCGCACGAAATCCGTGTTGCGCCGGCAGTCTCTACAGCCACGTCGCGAGGTACCTGGGTGAGGCGATCGGCAACGCCCACGCGCGCCAGATGGACCTGGCCACCCAGCGCAGCTGGCTGGGCGAGCTGGCACGCAATCGCTCCAAGCAACTGGATGCGCCATCCTGGCTATGGACCAGCGTGCTGGACCTGATCGCCAGCCATGAGGTCGGCTACCTCGAACACTGCCGCAAATTCGCGCTCGGGCCGGAGGCACATATCTAA
- a CDS encoding 8-oxoguanine deaminase, which yields MPLILINADILVTMDAQRREIPGGALVAQGPVIEWVGATAELPPQYRRLIDEGGAEVIDMRGKVVIPGLVNTHHHMYQSLTRAVPAAQDAELFTWLTNLYMLWSHLTPEMIGVSTRTAMAELMLSGCTTTSDHLYLYPNGSRLDDSIEAAAAMGMRFHAARGSMSVGRSKGGLPPDSVVEEEHAILEDSQRLIERYHDASRHAMLRVVVAPCSPFSVSRDLMRESALLARNYGVSMHTHLAENDNDIAYSREKFGLTPAQYAEELGWVGPDVWHAHCVKLDDEGIALFARTGTGVAHCPCSNMRLASGIAPVRTMRDAGVPVGLGVDGSASNDGAHMLGEVRQAMLLQRVGYGPAAMSAREALEIATLGGARVLGRDDIGALAPGMSADFVSFDMAQVGYAGAGHDPVAALVFCTPGNVAASVINGKVVVRDGELQTVELPRVLAQHRGLARELFERARLG from the coding sequence ATGCCCCTCATCCTTATCAATGCCGACATCCTGGTGACCATGGATGCGCAACGCCGCGAGATCCCGGGTGGGGCACTGGTGGCGCAAGGCCCGGTGATCGAATGGGTGGGCGCCACCGCCGAGCTGCCGCCGCAATACCGCCGGCTGATCGACGAGGGTGGCGCCGAGGTGATCGATATGCGTGGCAAAGTGGTGATCCCCGGGCTGGTCAACACGCACCACCACATGTACCAGAGCCTGACCCGCGCCGTGCCGGCGGCGCAGGACGCAGAGCTGTTCACCTGGCTTACCAATCTCTATATGTTGTGGTCGCACCTGACGCCGGAAATGATCGGCGTGTCGACCCGTACCGCGATGGCCGAGTTGATGCTGTCCGGCTGCACTACCACCAGCGATCACCTGTACCTGTATCCCAATGGCTCGCGCCTGGACGATTCCATTGAGGCTGCGGCGGCAATGGGCATGCGGTTCCATGCCGCGCGCGGATCGATGAGCGTGGGCCGCAGCAAGGGTGGCCTGCCGCCCGATTCGGTGGTGGAGGAGGAGCACGCCATCCTGGAGGACAGCCAGCGGTTGATCGAGCGGTACCACGACGCTTCGCGCCACGCGATGCTGCGGGTGGTGGTGGCGCCGTGTTCGCCGTTCTCCGTCTCGCGCGACCTGATGCGCGAGTCGGCGCTGCTCGCGCGCAACTATGGCGTGTCGATGCACACCCACCTGGCCGAGAACGACAACGACATCGCCTACTCGCGCGAGAAGTTCGGCCTCACGCCGGCCCAGTATGCCGAGGAGCTCGGCTGGGTCGGTCCCGATGTGTGGCACGCGCACTGCGTCAAGCTCGATGATGAAGGTATTGCGCTGTTTGCCCGCACGGGCACGGGCGTTGCCCATTGCCCTTGCTCGAACATGCGCCTGGCGTCAGGCATTGCACCGGTGCGCACGATGCGCGATGCCGGCGTGCCGGTCGGGCTGGGTGTGGATGGCAGCGCGTCGAACGATGGCGCGCATATGCTGGGGGAGGTGCGCCAGGCCATGCTGCTGCAGCGCGTGGGCTACGGGCCCGCCGCCATGAGCGCGCGCGAGGCGCTGGAGATCGCAACGCTGGGCGGCGCGCGCGTGCTGGGCCGCGACGATATCGGCGCGCTGGCGCCTGGCATGTCGGCTGATTTCGTGTCCTTCGACATGGCGCAGGTGGGCTACGCCGGCGCAGGCCACGACCCGGTGGCGGCGCTGGTGTTCTGCACGCCGGGCAATGTCGCCGCCAGCGTGATCAACGGCAAGGTGGTGGTGCGCGATGGCGAGTTGCAGACGGTGGAGTTGCCGCGCGTTCTTGCGCAGCATCGCGGGCTCGCGCGTGAGCTGTTCGAGCGCGCCAGGCTGGGTTGA
- the xth gene encoding exodeoxyribonuclease III: protein MRIATWNVNSLKVRLPQVLDWLSEQEKADTPIDALCLQELKMPDDKYPLAELESAGWHSVFTGQKTYNGVAILARNATMATPTDVVRNIPGFDDPQQRVVAATYGDVRLVCAYFPNGQAPDSDKFTYKLGWLQAITAWLREEMVKYPKLALLGDFNIAPEDRDVHDPKKWEGQNLVSPPERDAFRALEALGLTDAYRMFEQPEKSFSWWDYRMFAFRRNAGLRIDHILLSPALREACSACVIDRVPRTWEQPSDHTPVVATLDLG from the coding sequence ATGAGAATTGCGACTTGGAACGTCAACTCGCTCAAGGTCCGGCTACCGCAGGTACTGGACTGGTTGAGCGAGCAGGAAAAGGCCGATACGCCGATCGATGCCCTGTGCCTGCAGGAGCTGAAGATGCCGGACGACAAGTACCCGCTGGCCGAACTGGAAAGCGCGGGCTGGCATAGCGTGTTCACCGGCCAGAAGACGTACAACGGCGTGGCGATCCTGGCGCGCAATGCCACCATGGCGACACCCACCGACGTGGTGCGCAATATCCCTGGCTTCGACGACCCCCAGCAGCGCGTGGTGGCGGCGACCTATGGCGACGTGCGCCTGGTGTGCGCGTACTTCCCCAACGGGCAGGCACCGGACTCCGACAAGTTCACCTACAAGCTCGGCTGGCTGCAGGCGATCACCGCGTGGCTGCGGGAGGAAATGGTGAAGTACCCGAAGCTCGCGCTGCTGGGCGACTTCAATATCGCGCCCGAGGACCGGGATGTGCACGACCCCAAGAAATGGGAGGGGCAGAACCTGGTGTCGCCACCGGAGCGCGATGCGTTCCGGGCGCTGGAGGCACTTGGGCTGACCGACGCGTACCGCATGTTCGAGCAGCCGGAGAAGAGCTTCTCCTGGTGGGACTACCGCATGTTTGCGTTCCGCCGCAACGCCGGCCTGCGCATCGACCACATCCTGCTGTCGCCGGCCCTGCGCGAGGCGTGCAGCGCCTGCGTGATCGATCGCGTGCCGCGCACCTGGGAGCAGCCCTCGGACCACACGCCGGTGGTGGCCACGCTCGACCTGGGCTGA